A section of the Lynx canadensis isolate LIC74 chromosome A1, mLynCan4.pri.v2, whole genome shotgun sequence genome encodes:
- the HMGCR gene encoding 3-hydroxy-3-methylglutaryl-Coenzyme A reductase, which produces MLSRLFRMHGLFVASHPWEVIVGTVTLTICMMSMNMFTGNDKICGWNYECPKFEEDVLSSDIIILTITRCIAILYIYFQFQNLRQLGSKYILGIAGLFTIFSSFVFSTVVIHFLDKELTGLNEALPFFLLLIDLSRASALAKFALSSNSQDEVRENIARGMAILGPTFTLDALVECLVIGVGTMSGVRQLEIMCCFGCMSVLANYFVFMTFFPACVSLVLELSRESREGRPIWQLSHFARVLEEEENKPNPVTQRVKMIMSLGLVLVHAHSRWIADPSPQNSTAENSKVSLGLDESVSKRIEPSVSLWQFYLSKMISMDIEQVITLSLALLLAVKYIFFEQAETESTLSLKNPITSPVVTPKKVPDDCCRREPILVRNSQKFHAVEEETRINRERKVEVIKPLVAETDTSSRATFVVGNSSLLDTSLELEAQEPDIELPIEPRPNEECLQILGNAEKGAKFLSDAEIIQLVNAKHIPAYKLETLMETHERGVSIRRQLLSRKLPEPSSLQYLPYRNYNYSLVMGTCCENVIGYMPIPVGVAGPLCLDGKEYQVPMATTEGCLVASTNRGCRAIGLGGGASSRILADGMTRGPVVRLPRACDSAEVKAWLETPEGFTVIKEAFDSTSRFARLQKLHMSMAGRNLYIRFQSRSGDAMGMNMISKGTEKALSKLHEYFPEMQILAVSGNYCTDKKPAAINWIEGRGKSVVCEAVIPAKVVREVLKTTTEAMIEVNINKNLVGSAMAGSIGGYNAHAANIVTAIYIACGQDPAQNVGSSNCITLMEASGPTNEDLYISCTMPSIEIGTVGGGTNLLPQQACLQMLGVQGACKDNPGENARQLARIVCGTVMAGELSLMAALAAGHLVKSHMIHNRSKINLQDLQGTGTKNSA; this is translated from the exons ATGTTGTCAAGACTTTTCCGAATGCATGGCCTTTTTGTGGCCTCCCATCCCTGGGAAGTCATAGTGGGGACGGTGACACTGACCATCTGTATGATGTCCATGAACATGTTTACTGGTAACGATAAGATCTGTGGTTGGAATTATGAGTGTCCCAAGTTTGAAGAG GATGTTTTAAGCAGTGACATCATAATTCTGACGATAACACGATGCATAGCGATCCTGTATATTTACTTCCAGTTCCAGAATTTACGTCAACTTggatcaaaatatattttgg GTATTGCTGGCCTCTTCACGATTTTCTCAAGTTTCGTATTCAGTACGGTTGTCATTCATTTCTTGGATAAAGAATTGACAGGCTTGAA TGAAGCTTTGCCCTTTTTCCTACTTTTGATTGACCTTTCCAGAGCAAGTGCACTAGCAAAGTTTGCCCTCAGTTCCAACTCACag GATGAAGTGCGGGAAAATATCGCTCGTGGAATGGCAATTTTAGGTCCCACGTTCACCCTTGATGCCCTTGTAGAATGTCTTGTGATTGGAGTTGGAACCATGTCAG GGGTGCGTCAACTTGAGATTATGTGCTGCTTTGGCTGCATGTCAGTTCTTGCCAACTACTTTGTGTTCATGACTTTTTTCCCAGCTTGCGTTTCCTTGGTTTTAGAG CTTTCTCGGGAAAGCCGTGAGGGTCGTCCGATTTGGCAGCTGAGCCATTTTGCTCGAgttttagaagaagaagaaaataagccaAATCCTGTTACTCAGAGAGTTAAGATGATTATG tctctaGGCTTGGTTCTGGTTCATGCGCACAGTCGCTGGATAGCTGATCCTTCGCCTCAAAACAGTACGGCAGAAAATTCTAAGGTTTCTTTAGGATTGGATGAAAGTGTGTCCAAGAGAATTGAACCAAGTGTTTCCCTCTGGCAGTTTTATCTCTCTAA aatGATCAGCATGGATATTGAACAAGTTATTACCCTTAGTTTAGCTCTCCTTCTGGCTGTCAAGTACATCTTCTTTGAACAAGCTGAGACAGAATCTACACTCTCATTAAAAAACCCTATCACATCTCCTGTAGTGACCCCCAAAAAAGTCCCAGATGATTGTTGTAGACGTGAACCTATACTGGTCAGAAATAGCCAGAAATTCCATGCAGTGGAGGAAGAGACCAGgataaacagagaaagaaaag TTGAGGTCATAAAACCCTTAGTGGCAGAAACTGACACCTCCAGCAGAGCTACATTTGTGGTTGGTAACTCTTCCTTACTTGATACTTCACTGGAACTAGAGGCACAGGAACCTGACATTGAACTTCCCATCGAGCCTCGGCCTAATGAAGAATGTCTACAGATACTTGGGAATGCAGAG aaagGTGCAAAATTCCTTAGTGATGCTGAGATCATCCAATTAGTTAATGCTAAGCATATCCCAGCTTACAAGTTGGAAACTCTGATGGAAACCCATGAACGAGGTGTATCTATTCGCCGACAGTTACTGTCCAGAAAACTTCCAGAGCCTTCTTCTCTCCAGTATCTACCTTACAGGAACTATAATTACTCCTTG GTGATGGGAACTTGTTGTGAGAATGTTATTGGATATATGCCCATCCCTGTTGGGGTGGCAGGACCTCTGTGCTTGGATGGAAAAGAATACCAGGTGCCGATGGCGACAACAGAAGGTTGTCTTGTGGCCAGCACTAACAGAGGCTGCAGAGCAATAGGT CTTGGTGGAGGTGCCAGCAGCCGAATCCTTGCAGATGGGATGACCCGTGGCCCAGTGGTCCGTCTCCCCCGTGCTTGTGACTCCGCAGAGGTGAAGGCCTGGCTGGAGACACCTGAAGGGTTCACAGTGATAAAGGAGGCTTTTGACAGTACCAGCAG ATTTGCACGTTTACAGAAACTTCATATGAGTATGGCTGGTCGCAACCTTTATATCCGTTTCCAGTCCAGGTCAGGTGATGCCATGGGGATGAACATGATTTCAAAG GGCACAGAGAAGGCACTTTCGAAACTTCATGAGTATTTCCCTGAAATGCAGATTCTAGCAGTCAGCGGTAACTATTGTACTGACAAGAAACCTGCAGCTATAAATTGGatagagggaagagggaagtctGTGGTTTGTGAAGCTGTCATTCCAGCCAAGGTTGTCAGAGAA GTATTAAAGACGACTACGGAAGCTATGATTGAGGTCAACATTAATAAGAATCTGGTGGGCTCTGCCATGGCCGGGAGCATTGGAGGTTACAACGCCCATGCGGCGAACATCGTAACCGCCATCTACATTGCCTGTGGACAG gatcCAGCACAAAATGTTGGTAGTTCAAACTGTATTACTTTGATGGAAGCAAGCGGCCCCACGAATGAAGATCTGTATATCAGCTGCACCATGCCGTCTATAGAAATAGGAACTGTGGGCGGTGGGACCAACCTGCTCCCTCAGCAAGCTTGTTTGCAG ATGCTAGGTGTTCAAGGAGCATGCAAAGACAACCCTGGGGAAAATGCCCGGCAGCTTGCCAGGATCGTGTGCGGTACAGTAATGGCCGGGGAATTGTCACTGATGGCAGCGTTGGCAGCCGGACATCTTGTCAAAAGTCACATGATTCACAACAG GTCAAAGATAAATTTACAAGACCTCCAAGGAACTGGCACTAAGAACTCTGCTTGA